The Megalops cyprinoides isolate fMegCyp1 chromosome 9, fMegCyp1.pri, whole genome shotgun sequence genome has a window encoding:
- the LOC118782696 gene encoding extracellular calcium-sensing receptor-like, producing the protein MIFAIEEINNRTDILPGVSLGYKIYDTCASTTISIRSAMALMNGYEETLSDTSCSIPAAVQAIIGESGSTNTIAIAESVGLFRIPVISHFATCACLSNRNKFPSFFRTIPSDYYQSRALAQLVKHFGWTWVGAVRSDSDYGNNGMATFLKAAQEEGICIEYSEKFYRTESVKLLKVVDVIKRGTAKVVVAFLAQGEMTYLLEQLLLQNITGLQMIGSEAWITASNLVTPASYRILGGSIGFAVSKAKIDGLKEFVLKLHPSQNPENTDVVDLWETAFQCSLTNGNNSPYKTPCTGSESLSEVNNQYTDVSELRISNNVYKAVYAVAYSLHDLLACTAHQGCSNSLKTAPWQVLEALKKVNFTLETGEQVSFDSNGDPAAKYEVVNWQLGPDGAVQFKAVGYYDASLPAGQQFVLSPDSMVWAGGLQQKPRSVCSESCPPGTRKAVQRGRPVCCYDCVPCAEGEISNTTDANDCIQCLEEYWSNAKRDQCVLKAVEFLSYEEVMGIVLVIFSLFGTCVTILVAVLFFIQKDTPIVKANNSELSFLLLFSLKLCFLCSLTFIGRPLDWSCMLRHTAFGITFVLCISCVLGKTIVVLMAFRATLPGSNVMKWFGPLQQRLSVLAFTLIQVLICILWLTISPPYPNMNMKHYKEKIILECDVGSAVGFWAVLGYIGLLSAFCFVLAFLARKLPDNFNEAKFITFSMLIFCAVWITFIPAYVSSPGKFTVAVEIFAILASSFGLLFCIFLPKCYIILFKPEQNTRKHVMGKTHAKSQ; encoded by the exons ATGATCTTCGCCATTGAAGAAATAAACAATAGAACTGACATCCTGCCAGGTGTATCTCTGGGCTATAAGATATATGACACGTGTGCCTCTACAACCATCTCTATACGATCAGCCATGGCTCTGATGAATGGCTATGAGGAAACTCTGAGTGACACATCATGCTCTATACCAGCAGCGGTGCAGGCTATCATTGGAGAATCTGGGTCTACAAACACTATTGCAATTGCAGAATCTGTTGGACTATTTCGAATTCCAGTG ATCAGTCACTTTGCTACATGTGCATGTCTGAGCAACAGGAATAAGTTCCCCTCGTTCTTCAGAACCATTCCCAGTGACTATTACCAGAGCAGAGCACTGGCTCAGCTGGTGAAGCACTTTGGATGGACCTGGGTAGGAGCAGTGAGAAGTGACAGTGACTATGGGAACAATGGAATGGCCACGTTTCTTAAAGCCGCTCAAGAAGAAGGGATCTGCATTGAATATTCTGAGAAATTCTACAGGACAGAATCAGTCAAATTACTGAAGGTTGTAGATGTTATCAAAAGAGGTACAGCAAAGGTAGTGGTAGCATTTCTCGCTCAGGGAGAGATGACCTATTTATTAGAACAGCTACTCCTTCAGAACATTACTGGTCTCCAAATGATCGGCAGCGAGGCCTGGATAACTGCAAGCAATCTAGTGACACCAGCCAGTTACAGAATACTGGGTGGGTCTATCGGCTTTGCTGTTAGTAAAGCCAAAATTGATGGCTTGAAAGAGTTTGTGTTGAAACTTCACCCTTCACAGAACCCAGAAAATACAGATGTTGTAGATCTCTGGGAAACTGCTTTTCAGTGTTCTCTAACAAATGGAAACAATTCACCTTACAAGACCCCATGCACTGGATCTGAAAGCTTGAGTGAAGTGAACAACCAATACACTGATGTATCAGAACTGAGAATCTCCAACAACGTTTACAAAGCAGTTTACGCTGTTGCATATTCACTGCATGACCTGCTGGCTTGTACAGCCCATCAAGGCTGTTCAAACAGCCTAAAAACAGCACCCTGGCAG GTACTTGAGGCattgaaaaaagtgaatttcACATTGGAAACTGGGGAGCAGGTCTCCTTTGATAGTAATGGAGACCCAGCAGCCAAATATGAGGTGGTGAACTGGCAGCTTGGTCctgatggtgcagtacagttcAAAGCGGTTGGCTACTACGACGCCTCCTTACCGGCTGGTCAGCAGTTTGTATTGAGTCCTGATAGCATGGTTTGGGCAGGAGGCCTACAACAG AAACCCaggtcagtgtgcagtgagagcTGTCCCCCAGGCACTCGCAAAGCcgtgcagagagggaggcccgTCTGCTGCTATGACTGTGTGCCCTGCGCTGAGGGAGAAATCAGCAACACCACAG ATGCTAATGACTGTATTCAGTGTCTGGAAGAATATTGGTCTAATGCAAAAAGAGATCAATGTGTTTTAAAGGCTGTTGAATTCCTCTCTTATGAAGAAGTCATGGGAatagtgcttgtcattttttcattatttggaACATGTGTGACTATACttgtggctgtgctgttctTCATACAAAAGGATACTCCCATTGTAAAAGCCAACAACTCTGAGCTCAGTTTCCTGCTGCTCTTCTCATTGAAACTGTGTTTCCTTTGCTCCCTCACCTTCATTGGACGGCCTTTGGATTGGTCCTGTATGCTGCGCCACACAGCGTTTGGGATCACCTTTGTCCTCTGCATCTCTTGTGTTCTGGGGAAAACAATAGTGGTCTTAATGGCCTTCAGGGCTACACTTCCAGGCAGTAATGTCATGAAATGGTTTGGGCCTCTGCAGCAGAGACTCAGTGTTCTTGCTTTCACTCTCATTCAGGTCCTTATTTGTATACTTTGGTTAACAATATCCCCTCCTTACCCCAATATGAACATGAAGCACTACAAAGAAAAGATCATTCTGGAGTGTGATGTAGGATCAGCAGTGGGGTTCTGGGCTGTGCTGGGTTATATtggtctcctctctgccttctgtTTTGTGCTGGCTTTTCTGGCTCGTAAGCTGCCCGATAACTTCAATGAAGCCAAattcatcacattcagcatGCTCATATTCTGTGCCGTCTGGATCACCTTTATACCAGCTTATGTCAGCTCACCTGGAAAGTTCACTGtagctgtggaaatatttgccattttagcTTCAAGTTTTGGTTTactattctgtatttttcttccaaaatgttatataatattattcaaaccagaacaaaacacaagaaaacatgtAATGGGTAAAACGCATGCCAAGTCTCAATGA
- the LOC118782693 gene encoding extracellular calcium-sensing receptor-like, with the protein MMFTIEEINNRTDILPGVSLGYKIYDTCVFTTFSIRTAMALMNGNDETLTDTSCSIPATVQAIIGESGSTNTIALAATVGLFQIPVISHFSTCACLSNRNKFPSFFRTIPSDYYQSRALAQLVKHFGWTWVGAVRSDSDYGNNGMATFIEAAQQEGICIEYSEKFHRTEPDKLLKVVDVIKGGTAKVVVAFLGQGEMSKLFEQLTIQNITGLQMVGSEGWITASNLVTPTSYRILGGSIGFAVSQGKIDGLKEFAFKLHPSQYPGNTDVIDFWEAAFQCSLTNGNNSPYNTPCTGSESLNGLKNQYTDVVELRVSNNVYKAVYAVAYSLHDLLACTAHQGCANSLKTEPWQVLEALKKVNFTLGTGEQVFFDSNGDPAARYEVVNWQLGPDGAVQFTVVGYYDASLPVGQQFVLSPDSMVWAGGLQQRPRSVCSESCPPGTRKAVQRGRPVCCYDCVPCAEGEISNTTDANDCIQCPEEYWSNAKRDQCVLKTVEFLSYEEVMGIVLVIFSFFGVCITFLVAVLFFIHKDTPIVKANNSELSFLLLFSLKLCFLCSLTFIGRPSEWSCMLRHTAFGITFVLCISCVLGKTIVVLMAFRATLPGSNVMKWFGPLQQRLSIFAFTLIQVLICILWLTISPPFPNKNMKHYKEKIILECDVGSAVGFWAVLGYIGLLSALCFVLAFLARKLPDNFNEAKFITFSMLIFCAVWITFIPAYVSSPGKFTVAVEIFAILASSFGLLFCIFLPKCYIILFKPEQNTRKHIMGKTHAKSQ; encoded by the exons ATGATGTTCACCATTGAAGAAATAAACAATAGAACTGACATCCTGCCGGGTGTATCTCTGGGCTATAAGATATATGACACGTGTGTCTTTACAACATTCTCTATACGAACAGCCATGGCTCTGATGAATGGCAATGACGAAACTCTGACTGACACATCTTGCTCCATACCAGCAACAGTACAGGCTATCATTGGAGAGTCTGGGTCTACTAATACCATTGCACTTGCAGCAACTGTGGGACTATTTCAGATTCCAGTG ATAAGTCACTTTAGTACATGTGCATGTCTGAGCAACAGGAACAAGTTCCCCTCGTTCTTCAGAACCATTCCCAGTGACTATTACCAGAGCAGAGCACTGGCTCAGCTGGTGAAGCACTTTGGCTGGACCTGGGTAGGAGCAGTGAGAAGTGACAGTGACTATGGGAACAATGGAATGGCCACATTTATTGAAGCTGCCCAACAGGAAGGGATCTGCATCGAGTATTCAGAGAAATTCCACAGAACAGAACCAGACAAATTATTGAAGGTTGTAGATGTCATCAAAGGAGGTACAGCAAAAGTAGTGGTGGCATTTCTTGGTCAGGGAGAGATGAGCAAGCTGTTCGAACAGTTAACCATTCAGAACATTACAGGTCTTCAAATGGTTGGCAGTGAGGGCTGGATAACTGCAAGCAATCTAGTGACACCAACCAGTTACAGAATACTGGGCGGCTCTATCGGCTTTGCTGTCAGCCAAGGCAAAATTGATGGCTTGAAAGAATTTGCGTTTAAACTTCACCCCTCCCAATACCCAGGAAACACTGATGTCATAGATTTTTGGGAAGCTGCTTTTCAGTGTTCTCTAACAAATGGAAACAATTCACCTTACAATACCCCCTGCACTGGATCTGAAAGCTTAAATGGACTGAAAAACCAATACACTGATGTAGTAGAGCTGAGAGTATCCAACAATGTTTACAAAGCAGTTTACGCTGTTGCATATTCACTGCATGACCTGCTGGCTTGTACAGCCCATCAAGGCTGTGCAAACAGCCTGAAAACAGAGCCCTGGCAG GTGCTTGAGGCattgaaaaaagtgaatttcACATTGGGAACTGGGGAGCAGGTCTTCTTTGACAGTAATGGAGACCCAGCAGCCAGATATGAGGTGGTGAACTGGCAGCTTGGTCctgatggtgcagtacagttcACAGTGGTTGGCTACTACGATGCCTCCTTACCAGTTGGTCAGCAGTTTGTTTTGAGTCCTGATAGTATGGTTTGGGCCGGAGGCCTACAACAG AGACCCaggtcagtgtgcagtgagagcTGTCCCCCAGGCACTCGCAAAGCcgtgcagagagggaggcccgTCTGCTGCTATGACTGTGTGCCCTGCGCTGAGGGAGAAATCAGCAATACCACAG ATGCTAATGACTGTATTCAGTGTCCGGAAGAATATTGGTCTAATGCAAAAAGAGATCAATGTGTTTTAAAGACTGTTGAATTCCTCTCTTATGAGGAAGTTATGGGAatagtgcttgtcattttttcattttttggagtGTGTATAACTTTTCttgtggctgtgctgttctTTATACACAAAGACACTCCCATTGTGAAAGCCAACAACTCTGAGCTCAGTTTCCTGCTGCTCTTTTCATTGAAACTGTGTTTCCTTTGCTCCCTCACCTTCATCGGCCGGCCCTCTGAGTGGTCCTGTATGCTGCGCCACACAGCGTTTGGGATCACCTTTGTCCTCTGCATCTCTTGTGTTCTGGGGAAAACAATAGTGGTGTTAATGGCCTTCAGGGCTACACTTCCAGGCAGTAATGTCATGAAGTGGTTTGGGCCTCTGCAGCAGAGACTCAGCATTTTTGCTTTCACTCTAATTCAGGTCCTTATTTGTATCCTTTGGTTAACAATATCCCCTCCTTTCCCAAACAAGAATATGAAACACTACAAAGAAAAGATCATTCTGGAGTGTGATGTAGGATCAGCAGTGGGGTtctgggctgtgctgggctATATTGGACTCCTCTCTGCCttgtgctttgtgctggctTTTCTGGCTCGTAAGCTGCCTGATAACTTCAATGAAGCCAAattcatcacattcagcatGCTCATATTCTGTGCAGTCTGGATCACCTTTATACCAGCTTATGTCAGCTCACCTGGAAAGTTCACTGtagctgtggaaatatttgccattttagcTTCGAGTTTTGGTTTactattctgtatttttcttccaaaatgttatataatattattcaaaccagaacaaaacacaaggaaacatATAATGGGGAAAACGCACGCCAAGTCTCAATGA
- the LOC118783054 gene encoding extracellular calcium-sensing receptor-like translates to MDLCQILGSPEYPLLSKDGDVTIGGAFSIHSKITEPLFSFQTEPEPPACTSLNLREFRFAQTMIFAIEEINKSSSLLPNVTIGYKIYDSCGSTLSSMRTAMALMNGQEQMEEKPCSGHAAVHAIIGESESSTTIAMARTTGPFHIPVISHFATCACLSNRKEFPSFFRTIPSDYYQSRALAQLVKHFGWTWVGAVRSDNDYGNNGMATFVEAAQHEGVCIEYSEAILRTNPREKIARVVEIIKKATSKVLVAFLAQGEMEVLLEEALSQNLSGLQWVGSESWITARHLASQRASSVISSAIGFTIKKSKIPGLRDFLVKVHPFRSPGNALISEFWETAFGCQFNPQTGDGKVCSGSEKLTELSNQYTDVSELRISNNVYKAVYAVAHSLHNLLTCGTAANQTCARKETIDPGQVVYYLKGVNFTTNTGEHVFFNYDGDPTAKYELVNWQQNGGKIEFVTVGYYDASLPSGQQFSMNLVNITWAGDPFTKPRSVCSESCLPGTRQAVIKGKPACCFSCVPCAAGEISNATDSAECTKCPLEYWSNEDRSHCVLKKVEFLSFGETMGIVLTIFSLLGACLTTATALVFFRFKDTPIVKANNSELSFLLLFSLKLCFLCSLTFIGRPSEWSCMLRHTAFGITFALCISCVLAKTIVVVMAFKAAVPGGSIPQCSVPLQRLSVFCSTLPQVVICTLWVTLAPPVPYSNIAHSTERIILECDVGSAVGFWAILGYIGLLSVLCFVLAFLARKLPDNFNEAKFITFSMLIFCAVWITFIPAYVSSPGKFTVAVEIFAILASSFGLIFCIFAPKCYIILLKPEHNTRKHIMGKRHAKSQ, encoded by the exons ATGGATCTATGTCAGATACTGGGAAGCCCAGAATATCCTCTACTTTCCAAGGATGGAGATGTGACTATTGGAGGAGCATTTTCTATACACAGCAAAATCACAGAGCCACTGTTTTCCTTTCAGACAGAACCAGAACCACCAGCCTGTACCAG CTTAAACCTCAGAGAATTCCGCTTTGCTCAGACTATGATTTTCGCCATTGAGGAGATTAACAAGAGCAGCAGTTTACTGCCCAATGTGACCATTGGCTACAAGATCTACGACAGCTGCGGCTCTACCCTGTCCTCAATGAGGACAGCAATGGCACTGATGAATGGTCAGGAGCAGATGGAGGAGAAGCCGTGCTCTGGGCATGCAGCCGTGCACGCAATTATAGGAGAATCCGAGTCCTCCACAACCATAGCAATGGCGAGGACTACAGGCCCTTTCCATATTCCAGTG ATCAGTCACTTTGCTACATGTGCATGTCTGAGTAACAGGAAAGAGTTCCCCTCATTCTTCAGAACCATTCCCAGTGACTATTACCAGAGCAGAGCACTGGCTCAGCTGGTGAAGCACTTTGGCTGGACCTGGGTAGGAGCCGTGAGAAGTGACAATGACTATGGGAACAATGGAATGGCAACCTTTGTAGAGGCTGCACAACATGAAGGGGTGTGTATTGAATACTCAGAGGCTATTTTACGCACAAATCCTAGGGAGAAGATTGCCAGGGTTGTTGAGATCATTAAAAAGGCAACTTCAAAGGTTTTGGTGGCCTTCCTGGCCCAGGGTGAGAtggaggtgctgctggaggaggctTTGAGTCAAAACTTATCAGGGCTACAGTGGGTGGGCAGTGAGTCCTGGATCACAGCCAGACACCTAGCGTCACAGAGAGCATCCTCAGTCATTAGCAGTGCCATCGGCTTCACCATCAAAAAGTCCAAAATACCAGGCCTCCGCGACTTCTTGGTCAAGGTCCATCCATTTCGAAGTCCTGGGAACGCTCTCATTAGTGAGTTCTGGGAGACGGCATTTGGATGCCAGTTCAACCCTCAGACGGGAGATGGCAAGGTCTGCTCAGGCTCAGAGAAACTAACTGAGCTCAGTAACCAGTACACAGATGTCTCAGAGCTGAGGATCTCCAACAATGTGTACAAGGCAGTGTATGCTGTGGCCCACTCTCTTCACAACCTGCTGACATGTGGAACTGCTGCGAATCAGACATGTGCCAGGAAGGAGACCATCGACCCAGGACAG GTTGTGTATTATCTAAAAGGCGTTAATTTCACTACCAATACTGGCGAGCATGTGTTCTTCAACTATGATGGAGACCCAACAGCAAAATATGAACTCGTCAACTGGCAGCAGAATGGTGGAAAGATTGAGTTTGTGACTGTGGGTTATTATGATGCATCGTTACCCAGCGGACAGCAGTTTTCCATGAATCTTGTCAACATCACTTGGGCCGGTGATCCATTTACT AAGCCCAGGTCGGTGTGCAGTGAGAGCTGTCTTCCAGGTACTCGGCAGGCTGTGATTAAAGGGAAACCTGCCTGCTGCTTCTCCTGTGTCCCCTGTGCCGCTGGGGAAATCAGCAACGCCACTG ATTCTGCTGAGTGCACTAAATGTCCACTGGAATACTGGTCAAATGAAGATCGAAGTCATTGTGTCCTAAAGAAAGTGGAGTTCCTTTCATTTGGAGAGACCATGGGCATTGTGTTGACAATATTTTCTTTGCTGGGTGCTTGCTTAACGACAGCAACAGCGCTCGTTTTCTTTCGCTTCAAAGACACTCCCATTGTTAAAGCCAACAACTCTGAGCTCAGTTTCCTGCTGCTCTTTTCATTGAAACTGTGTTTCCTTTGCTCCCTCACCTTCATCGGTCGGCCCTCTGAGTGGTCCTGTATGCTGCGCCACACAGCGTTTGGGATCACCTTTGCTCTTTGCATTTCCTGTGTCCTTGCAAAGACTATAGTGGTTGTGATGGCCTTTAAAGCTGCTGTTCCAGGAGGCAGTATTCCCCAATGCTCTGTGCCCTTGCAAAGGTTAAGCGTGTTCTGCTCCACACTCCCACAGGTGGTAATATGTACACTGTGGGTAACCCTTGCACCTCCAGTTCCATACTCAAACATTGCACACTCCACTGAGAGAATCATTCTGGAGTGTGATGTAGGATCAGCAGTGGGGTTCTGGGCCATATTGGGGTATATTGgactcctctctgtcctgtgctTTGTGCTGGCTTTTCTGGCTCGTAAGCTGCCTGATAACTTCAATGAAGCCAAattcatcacattcagcatGCTCATATTCTGTGCAGTCTGGATCACCTTCATACCAGCTTATGTCAGCTCACCTGGAAAGTTCACTGtagctgtggaaatatttgccattttagcATCCAGTTTTGGTttgattttctgcatttttgccCCGAAATgctacattattttattaaagcCAGAGCATAATACAAGAAAACACATTATGGGTAAGAGGCATGCAAAATCTCAGTAA
- the LOC118783052 gene encoding extracellular calcium-sensing receptor-like codes for MLEPDLSFISEPDRMLCTEFNFRTFRWLQTMIFAIEEINKDGHLLPNVTLGYKIYDSCSTPAHALRAAMSLMSGQGEASAEPNCSPAVPVVIGDGGSTLSLVVARILGVFHVPQVSYFSSCACLSNKDEFPAFMRTMPSDFFQVDALALLVRHFGWTWVGSVAGDDAYGRQGVQIFNEEVSKLGACVAFHEVIPKNHERGRMSRIVERIRHSGARVVLVFALEQDAGALFREVLRQNLTGIQWLASEAWITAAVLTAPRFHPILQGSVGFAIRRVDIPGLQPFLLRLHPSTAGDDPFVPEFWEETFGCSLQGGRGGKPPCTGAEQLASTKNIYSDVTQLRISYNVYKAVYAIAHALNSMLKCEPDKGPHPGQACLDSSSIQPWQLLHYLRRVEFTSFGEETKFDENGDPVAMYDLINLQITGNGTVEFATVGKFDGTLSLSKKLEIDEKAIIWNGQQRQAPESVCSSSCPPGTRKAIKPQFPVCCFDCVVCAAGEISNQTDAIECLKCLPEFWSNSKRDKCVPKQVEYLSYGDTMGITLLAVALLGACCTVAVAVIFVCYRTTPIVRANNSELSFLILCSLVLCFLCALTFIGQPTTWSCMLRHSIFGIAFVLCISCILGKTIVVLMAFRATLPGSRVMKWFGPTQQRAIIFLCTSVQVLICSLWLALSPPSPRRMMPRDSARIILLCNVGSALAFCLVLGYIGTLSCLCFLLAFLARKLPGNFNEAKLITFSMLIFFAVWIAFVPAYVSSPGKYTTATEIFAILASSFGLLVCLFFPKCYIILVKPEKNTRKHLMAKSVLEKRH; via the exons ATGCTGGAACCCGACCTGTCCTTCATCTCCGAGCCCGACCGCATGCTCTGCACGGA GTTTAACTTCAGAACCTTCAGGTGGCTGCAGACCATGATTTTCGCAATTGAGGAAATCAACAAAGATGGTCATCTTCTCCCAAACGTGACACTGGGGTACAAAATCTACGATTCGTGCAGCACCCCTGCTCATGCCCTGCGGGCAGCCATGTCCCTGATGAGTGGGCAGGGCGAGGCAAGTGCGGAGCCCAATTGCAGCCCTGCTGTGCCCGTTGTCATCGGTGATGGTGGTTCAACCCTGTCCCTGGTTGTGGCACGTATCCTGGGAGTGTTTCATGTGCCACAG GTGAGCTACTTCTCCAGTTGTGCGTGTCTGAGTAACAAGGATGAGTTCCCTGCCTTCATGAGGACCATGCCAAGTGACTTCTTTCAGGTAGATGCCCTGGCCCTGCTAGTGCGTCACTTTGGCTGGACCTGGGTGGGGTCAGTAGCCGGGGACGACGCCTACGGCCGGCAGGGCGTCCAGATATTCAACGAGGAGGTGAGCAAACTGGGGGCCTGTGTGGCGTTCCACGAGGTCATCCCCAAAAACCACGAGAGGGGCAGGATGTCCCGCATCGTGGAGAGGATCCGGCACTCGGGGGCACGGGTGGTGCTGGTGTTCGCCCTGGAGCAGGACGCGGGGGCGCTGTTCCGGGAGGTGCTGAGGCAGAACCTGACAGGGATCCAGTGGCTGGCCAGCGAGGCCTGGATCACCGCGGCTGTGCTCACGGCCCCGCGCTTCCACCCCATCCTGCAGGGCTCCGTGGGCTTTGCCATCCGCAGGGTGGACATCCCGGGGCTGCAGCCCTTTCTGCTGCGCCTGCATCCCTCCACGGCCGGGGATGACCCCTTTGTGCCTGAGTTCTGGGAGGAGACATTCGGCTGCTCCTtgcaggggggcaggggtggcaAGCCCCCTTGCACTGGTGCTGAGCAGCTAGCCAGCACAAAGAATATCTACTCAGACGTGACACAACTCAGGATTTCCTACAATGTGTATAAGGCAGTGTACGCCATTGCTCATGCCCTGAATTCCATGCTTAAATGTGAACCAGACAAAGGCCCTCACCCTGGGCAGGCCTGCCTTGACTCTTCCAGCATCCAGCCATGGCAG CTTTTGCATTACTTAAGGCGGGTGGAATTTACCAGTTTTGGAGAGGAGACAAAATTCGATGAAAATGGGGACCCTGTTGCAATGTATGATCTGATAAACCTGCAGATCACAGGCAATGGGACAGTGGAGTTTGCCACTGTGGGTAAATTTGACGGCACTCTATCCCTCAGCAAAAAACTGGAGATTGATGAGAAAGCCATCATCTGGAATGGACAGCAGAGACAA GCCCCCgagtctgtctgcagcagcagctgccccCCCGGAACCCGCAAGGCCATCAAGCCTCAGTTCCCTGTCTGCTGCTTTGACTGCGTTGTCTGTGCAGCTGGGGAGATTAGCAATCAGACAG ATGCCATAGAGTGTCTGAAATGCCTGCCAGAGTTCTGGTCTAACTCAAAAAGGGACAAATGCGTTCCGAAGCAGGTGGAGTACCTGTCATACGGGGACACGATGGGCATCACCCTCCTGGCTGTGGCCCTGCTGGGGGCCTGCTGCACGGTGGCCGTGGCCGTCATCTTCGTCTGCTACAGGACCACACCCATCGTCCGGGCCAACAACTCAGAGCTGAGCTTCCTGATCCTGTGCTCGCTGGtgctctgcttcctgtgtgcGCTGACCTTCATCGGCCAGCCCACCACCTGGTCCTGCATGCTGCGCCACAGCATCTTCGGCATCGCCTTCGTCCTCTGCATCTCCTGCATCCTGGGCAAGACCATCGTGGTGCTGATGGCCTTCAGGGCCACCCTCCCCGGGAGCAGGGTGATGAAGTGGTTCGGCCCGACCCAGCAGAGGGCCATCATCTTCCTGTGCACCTCGGTGCAGGTTTTGATCTGCAGCCTGTGGCTGGCGCTGTCGCCCCCGTCCCCGCGGAGGATGATGCCGCGCGACAGCGCCCGTATCATCCTCCTGTGCAACGTGGGCTCCGCCCTGGCCTTCTGCCTAGTGCTGGGCTACATCGGCACGCTCTCCTGCCTCTGCTTCCTGCTGGCCTTCTTGGCTAGGAAGCTGCCGGGCAACTTCAACGAGGCCAAGCTCATCACCTTCAGCATGCTCATCTTCTTCGCCGTGTGGATCGCCTTCGTGCCTGCCTACGTCAGCTCGCCTGGGAAGTACACCACGGCCACGGAGATCTTTGCCATCTTAGCATCCAGCTTTGGACTCctggtctgtctgtttttcccaAAATGCTACATTATACTAGTCAAACCAGAGAAAAACACCAGGAAGCATCTTATGGCTAAATCTGTGTTAGAGAAGCGACATTAA